From Spirosoma aerolatum, one genomic window encodes:
- a CDS encoding M16 family metallopeptidase, whose amino-acid sequence MIHYEEFVLDNGLRVFVHEDESTPMAVVNILYNVGSRDENPAKTGFAHLFEHLMFGGSRHIPVYDEPLQKVGGENNAFTSPDITNYYITLPAANLETAFWLESDRMLSLSFDPQVLDVQQKVVIEEFKQRYLNQPYGDVWLKLRPLAYQQHPYRWATIGKDISHIEEATMDDVKSFFYKYYLPNNAILVVAGNVTVEQVKQLCAKWFASIPAGEPYFRQLPVEPVQTEARKLETSAKVPLNSLYKVYHMPGRFDPGFHTADLLSDMLGRSKSSRLYQKLLRDNPMFSSVNAYITASIDPGLLVIQGNINKGVSLEEADAAVEAIVQEFIDQPVSDEELSKVKNQAEATLAFSEVELLNRAMNLAYAANAGNPDFVNQEAERIQAITSGDIQATARQIVRKENCSTLYYRVSE is encoded by the coding sequence ATGATTCATTACGAAGAGTTTGTTCTGGATAATGGTCTGCGGGTATTCGTTCATGAAGACGAATCGACACCAATGGCCGTTGTCAATATTTTATACAATGTTGGGTCACGCGATGAAAATCCCGCCAAAACCGGCTTTGCCCATTTGTTTGAGCATCTGATGTTTGGCGGATCGCGACATATCCCGGTTTACGACGAACCATTGCAGAAAGTAGGGGGCGAAAACAATGCCTTCACCAGCCCCGATATTACCAACTATTACATCACCCTGCCAGCCGCGAATCTGGAAACGGCCTTCTGGCTTGAGTCGGACCGGATGCTGAGCCTCTCCTTCGACCCACAGGTACTTGACGTCCAACAAAAAGTGGTTATCGAAGAGTTTAAGCAACGATACCTGAACCAGCCTTACGGTGATGTCTGGCTCAAGCTCCGACCGCTTGCCTACCAGCAACACCCCTACCGATGGGCTACAATCGGGAAAGACATTAGCCATATCGAAGAGGCCACGATGGATGATGTCAAATCATTTTTCTACAAATATTACTTACCCAACAACGCCATTTTGGTCGTAGCAGGCAATGTAACAGTAGAGCAGGTCAAGCAATTGTGCGCCAAATGGTTTGCCTCTATCCCAGCGGGTGAACCATATTTTCGACAGCTCCCGGTCGAGCCTGTCCAGACCGAAGCACGTAAGCTGGAGACGTCAGCCAAAGTACCGCTCAACAGCTTGTACAAAGTTTATCACATGCCCGGCCGCTTCGACCCTGGCTTTCATACGGCCGATCTGCTGAGCGATATGCTGGGCCGGAGTAAATCGTCTCGCTTGTACCAGAAACTCCTGCGCGACAATCCGATGTTTAGCAGCGTAAATGCTTACATTACAGCCTCCATTGACCCAGGTTTGCTGGTCATTCAGGGCAATATCAATAAAGGCGTTTCGTTGGAAGAAGCCGATGCAGCCGTCGAAGCCATCGTTCAGGAATTTATTGACCAGCCCGTATCGGACGAAGAGCTTTCGAAGGTAAAAAATCAGGCCGAAGCGACACTGGCTTTTTCGGAAGTCGAGTTATTGAACCGCGCCATGAATTTAGCCTATGCCGCCAATGCTGGAAACCCGGATTTTGTTAATCAGGAAGCGGAACGAATTCAGGCGATAACTTCCGGGGATATTCAGGCCACGGCTCGTCAGATAGTGCGGAAAGAAAACTGTTCGACACTCTACTACCGGGTGTCCGAATAA
- the ispF gene encoding 2-C-methyl-D-erythritol 2,4-cyclodiphosphate synthase translates to MKIRVGHGYDVHRLEEGRPFWLGGIQIPSTFGPVGHSDADVVCHVLCDALLGAANMRNIGYHFSDKDPRWKGVDSKILLAEVLRMVRGAGYEVSNVDVTVVLQEPKLNPHIPAMKTCLAGVMSIPEDDISIKATTSEHIGFVGRGEGIAAHCVALIFR, encoded by the coding sequence ATGAAAATTCGCGTAGGGCACGGATACGATGTTCATCGGTTAGAAGAAGGCCGTCCGTTCTGGTTAGGTGGCATTCAGATTCCCAGTACGTTTGGGCCAGTTGGTCATTCGGATGCCGATGTAGTATGTCATGTGTTGTGCGACGCCCTGCTGGGAGCTGCCAACATGCGCAACATTGGTTACCATTTTTCTGACAAAGACCCGCGCTGGAAAGGTGTCGACAGTAAGATTCTGCTGGCGGAGGTGCTGCGGATGGTGCGGGGAGCAGGCTACGAAGTCTCAAACGTCGACGTAACCGTAGTGTTGCAGGAGCCCAAACTCAATCCACACATACCAGCCATGAAAACCTGCCTGGCCGGAGTAATGTCCATTCCTGAAGACGATATTTCGATCAAAGCCACCACCTCCGAACACATCGGCTTCGTGGGGCGGGGCGAAGGCATTGCGGCCCATTGCGTGGCGTTAATTTTTCGCTGA
- a CDS encoding amidohydrolase family protein gives MPSSLRTIVGPAIGFAFSLFSLSVIAQPKPADMPLGFEEYDPVSTLKVPEHKLTRSKYPFIDVHNHQFQMDKEDLRKLLSQMDSLNMGLMVNLSGRGFADNQTASTKFFDDALTNIQKTNSKRLVLFTNINFSNVNDKGWTEQAVKILEEDVKKGAKGLKIYKSLGFSVKDDKGNRVRVDDPRLDPIWAKCGQLGIPVLIHTADPKSFWDPMDRYNERWLELKLHAGRKRGPNDPVPWEQLITEQHNVFRKHPKTTFIAAHMGWYPNDLKKLDSLMTVFPNMNVEIGAVIAELGRQPRASRKFFEKYQDRILFGKDSWVPSEYATYFRVLETDDEYFPYHKKYHAFWRMYGMGLPDEVLKKVYYKNALRIIPGLDKSQFPH, from the coding sequence ATGCCTTCTTCTTTACGAACAATTGTTGGCCCGGCTATCGGCTTCGCCTTCTCCCTGTTCAGTTTATCGGTCATAGCGCAGCCCAAACCGGCCGATATGCCACTGGGGTTTGAAGAATACGACCCTGTTTCGACCCTGAAAGTCCCCGAACACAAGCTTACACGGTCGAAATATCCATTTATCGATGTCCATAACCATCAGTTTCAGATGGACAAGGAGGATTTGCGCAAGCTCCTTTCTCAGATGGACAGTCTGAATATGGGACTGATGGTCAACCTGAGCGGACGTGGATTTGCTGACAACCAGACGGCAAGCACGAAATTCTTCGACGATGCCCTGACCAATATCCAGAAAACGAACTCTAAACGACTGGTGCTGTTCACAAACATCAATTTTTCGAACGTAAACGATAAAGGCTGGACCGAACAGGCGGTCAAAATTCTGGAAGAAGACGTAAAAAAAGGAGCGAAAGGCCTAAAAATCTACAAAAGCCTGGGTTTCAGCGTTAAAGATGACAAAGGCAATCGCGTTCGGGTCGATGATCCACGGCTTGACCCTATCTGGGCGAAATGTGGACAGTTGGGCATTCCGGTACTGATTCATACCGCCGACCCAAAATCCTTCTGGGATCCGATGGACCGCTACAACGAACGCTGGCTTGAGCTTAAACTCCACGCCGGTCGCAAGCGAGGGCCTAATGACCCTGTGCCTTGGGAACAACTGATTACCGAGCAACACAATGTGTTCCGAAAACATCCAAAAACAACGTTCATTGCCGCACATATGGGCTGGTATCCGAACGACCTGAAAAAGCTGGATAGTCTGATGACTGTTTTCCCGAACATGAACGTCGAGATTGGGGCTGTCATCGCAGAGTTAGGCCGTCAGCCACGGGCCAGTCGTAAATTTTTCGAGAAATATCAGGACCGGATTCTGTTTGGCAAAGACAGTTGGGTACCCAGCGAATACGCTACTTATTTCCGGGTACTGGAAACCGACGACGAATACTTCCCCTACCACAAAAAATACCACGCTTTCTGGCGGATGTATGGGATGGGCCTGCCTGATGAAGTTCTGAAAAAAGTGTATTACAAAAACGCATTACGGATTATTCCCGGCCTGGACAAAAGCCAGTTCCCCCACTAA
- a CDS encoding mandelate racemase/muconate lactonizing enzyme family protein, translating to MKITAIHLYRYDIPLKAPIAISLGTIEHARNMLVEIQTDESITGWGEGSPFWMIVGETQESGLAAANDMAKLLLGLNPLDIEGCLTTITRYLPGHITTRSAFDMALYDIASKAARMPLYQFLGGSKRQLVTDETIYINTPDRMVEDALRIQAKGADAIKVKLGTNLHDDIKRVEAIRNAIGDTIPIRTDANQGWDVVTASGVLRAIGGWNVQYCEQPIKRHDIAGLRRIRQTSTVPIMADESLFDATDAIRLVREEAVDYFNIKLSKSGGIWEALTINAIAESASIPCMIGCMSESRLALTANAHFASARQNVRFYDLDACFEHAVDPVYGGITYNGYQIDLPETPGIGAEVDTDFLKGCQKRTIEL from the coding sequence ATGAAAATCACCGCCATCCACCTGTATCGCTACGACATTCCCCTGAAAGCGCCTATTGCCATTTCACTAGGCACGATTGAGCATGCCCGGAATATGCTGGTTGAAATCCAGACCGATGAAAGCATTACGGGCTGGGGCGAAGGCTCGCCCTTCTGGATGATCGTTGGCGAAACTCAGGAGTCGGGATTAGCAGCAGCCAATGACATGGCCAAACTGCTGTTGGGTCTGAATCCGCTCGATATTGAAGGGTGCCTGACTACCATAACCCGTTATCTTCCCGGACATATCACGACCCGCTCTGCGTTCGATATGGCGTTGTACGACATTGCTTCCAAAGCGGCCCGGATGCCTCTTTACCAGTTTCTGGGTGGCTCGAAACGGCAGCTCGTTACGGACGAAACTATTTACATTAACACGCCCGATCGCATGGTTGAAGATGCCCTCCGTATTCAGGCCAAGGGAGCAGATGCCATCAAAGTAAAGCTAGGTACCAACCTACACGACGATATCAAGCGGGTAGAAGCCATCCGAAATGCCATTGGTGATACCATTCCCATCCGAACCGATGCCAATCAGGGCTGGGACGTGGTAACGGCATCGGGCGTGCTACGAGCCATTGGTGGCTGGAATGTACAGTATTGCGAACAACCCATTAAACGGCATGATATTGCGGGGTTACGTCGAATCCGACAAACCTCAACCGTACCGATCATGGCCGACGAAAGCCTGTTCGACGCTACCGATGCGATTCGACTGGTTCGTGAAGAAGCGGTGGATTATTTCAACATCAAGCTATCGAAAAGTGGCGGAATCTGGGAAGCGCTTACGATCAATGCCATTGCCGAATCAGCCAGTATTCCCTGTATGATCGGTTGTATGTCGGAGTCCAGACTGGCGCTAACGGCCAATGCTCATTTTGCATCCGCTCGTCAGAATGTGCGTTTTTATGATCTGGATGCCTGTTTCGAGCATGCAGTCGATCCGGTTTATGGCGGCATTACGTACAACGGCTACCAGATCGATCTACCCGAAACCCCTGGTATTGGTGCCGAAGTAGACACCGACTTTTTGAAAGGCTGTCAGAAAAGGACAATCGAATTGTAA
- a CDS encoding GNAT family N-acetyltransferase, protein MQITTVQSDADVQGILTLQQKNLRKNVPLHVQVDQGFVTVEHDPVVLTRMNQAAPSVIAKDGDTVVGYALTMLPEFATDVPELLPLFDLINKLTYEGKPIYDYAWYVMGQVCVADGYRGQNIFDRMFQHHRDVYGKRFRLLITDISANNNRSLRAHNRVGFESIHEFYDPAIGETWVVVAWDFEK, encoded by the coding sequence ATGCAAATCACCACCGTTCAGTCGGATGCCGACGTTCAGGGCATTCTGACTCTTCAGCAAAAAAATCTGCGCAAAAATGTCCCGCTCCATGTACAGGTTGATCAGGGGTTTGTAACGGTTGAACATGACCCAGTCGTATTAACCCGTATGAATCAGGCGGCTCCCAGCGTCATTGCCAAAGATGGCGACACGGTTGTAGGGTATGCGTTGACGATGCTTCCTGAATTTGCGACCGATGTGCCGGAACTACTGCCTTTGTTTGACCTGATCAACAAACTAACCTACGAAGGGAAACCTATATACGACTATGCCTGGTATGTGATGGGGCAGGTTTGCGTAGCCGATGGGTATCGGGGACAAAACATTTTCGACCGGATGTTCCAGCATCATCGCGACGTATATGGCAAACGCTTTCGCCTGCTGATCACCGATATTTCGGCCAATAACAACCGCTCCTTACGCGCTCACAACCGGGTCGGCTTCGAATCCATTCATGAGTTTTATGACCCGGCTATTGGCGAAACCTGGGTGGTGGTAGCCTGGGATTTTGAAAAGTAG
- a CDS encoding serine hydrolase domain-containing protein yields MRLFLFVLISATSLVAQPSPQTFTPAKSPADAGFSAERLRRLDTWLQSLIDQGIAPNAVTFVAHKGKVAHYKAFGYSNLAKKTQLKRDDLYRIASQSKAITTTTLMTLFEEEKFLLDDPISKYIPAFKNPKVLVRYDKKDPVGGAYETRPAKGEITIRQLLSHNAGIPYEHPLDGRPEFKVPFFNSTAPDKLEDAINKLAQRPLLRDPGTDSTGAGFTYGLNTDIIGRLVEVLSGKPLDVAMRERVLEPLGMTDTYFYLPDSKASRLVELYEKSSMDKPLTLHTNEAYRNSSISGAKTYFSGGAGLISSVEDYAKLCQMLLNGGAFNHKRILGRKTVEMMLRNQIGAAEVWDRKDKFGLGFQLITENSYYGDQATPGSFTWGGMYCSEFTIDPKEELILLIFTNVQPYAYYSDFVKKFRIAVYQALD; encoded by the coding sequence ATGCGCCTATTCTTATTCGTGTTGATCAGCGCCACATCGCTCGTTGCACAACCATCACCCCAAACATTTACTCCCGCCAAATCACCTGCCGATGCGGGTTTTTCGGCAGAACGGCTCAGGCGGTTAGATACCTGGTTACAGAGCCTGATCGATCAGGGAATAGCGCCCAATGCAGTTACGTTTGTAGCCCATAAAGGCAAAGTAGCGCATTACAAAGCCTTTGGATACAGCAACTTAGCTAAGAAAACACAGTTGAAACGCGATGATCTTTACCGAATTGCCTCGCAGTCGAAAGCCATCACGACCACCACATTGATGACGCTGTTCGAGGAAGAGAAGTTTTTGCTCGACGATCCAATCTCAAAGTACATTCCTGCCTTTAAGAACCCGAAAGTGCTGGTTCGGTATGATAAAAAAGACCCGGTTGGTGGTGCCTACGAAACGCGTCCGGCAAAAGGCGAAATCACTATTCGACAATTGCTGAGCCACAATGCGGGCATTCCGTATGAACACCCACTTGATGGCCGGCCAGAATTTAAAGTGCCCTTCTTCAATTCAACGGCGCCCGATAAACTCGAAGATGCAATCAATAAACTAGCCCAACGCCCACTCCTGCGCGATCCTGGAACGGACTCTACTGGCGCTGGCTTCACCTATGGCCTGAATACCGACATTATTGGCCGACTGGTTGAGGTCCTGTCCGGCAAACCGCTGGATGTGGCCATGCGGGAGCGCGTACTGGAGCCGCTGGGTATGACCGACACCTATTTTTACCTGCCCGACAGCAAAGCCAGCCGATTGGTCGAACTATACGAAAAATCGAGCATGGACAAGCCACTCACCTTGCATACAAACGAAGCCTACCGAAATTCATCTATTTCAGGCGCTAAAACGTATTTTTCGGGAGGAGCGGGATTGATCAGTTCGGTAGAAGATTACGCCAAACTTTGTCAGATGTTGCTGAATGGCGGTGCCTTTAACCACAAACGAATTTTGGGGCGAAAAACGGTCGAAATGATGCTTCGTAACCAGATTGGGGCCGCTGAAGTATGGGATCGAAAAGACAAATTTGGCCTCGGCTTCCAATTGATTACCGAAAACTCTTATTATGGTGATCAGGCGACACCCGGATCATTCACCTGGGGCGGCATGTATTGCTCCGAATTCACCATTGACCCTAAAGAAGAACTGATCCTGCTCATTTTCACCAATGTGCAGCCCTACGCTTACTACAGCGATTTTGTGAAGAAATTTAGGATTGCCGTTTATCAGGCACTTGATTAA
- a CDS encoding lasso RiPP family leader peptide-containing protein has product MTNSTHLLPKKAYQKPKLVKHGKVNQITLHAGS; this is encoded by the coding sequence ATGACAAACAGTACCCATTTACTCCCTAAAAAGGCTTATCAAAAACCAAAATTGGTTAAACATGGAAAGGTAAACCAAATTACACTACATGCGGGTAGCTAG